gaggagttattgctgctcctttagcagcagcgaatgctaacagcttagctaatgaagatgacgtacaccagcttctaaggagttattgctgttcctttagcagcagctaacgctaacagcttagctaatgaaagtgacgtacaccagcttctgaggagttattgctgttcctttagcagcagctaacgctaacagcttagcttatgaaggtgacgtacaccagcttctaaggagttattgctgttcatttagcagcagctaacgctaacagcttagctaatgaaggtgacatacaccagcttctaaggagttattgctgctcctttagcagcagctaacgctaacagcttagcttatggaggtgacgtacaccagcttctaaggagttattgctgctcctttagcagcagctaacgctaacagcttagctaatgaaggtgacgtacaccagcttctaaggagttattgctgttcctttagcagcagctaacgctaacagcttagcttatgaaggtgacgtacaccagcttctaaggagttattgctgttcctttagtagctgctaacgctaacagcttagcttatgaaggtgacgtacaccagcttctgaggagttattgctgttcatttagcagcagctaacccTAACAGCTTAGCttatgaaggtgacgtacaccagcttctaaggagttattgctgctcctttagcagcagctaacgctaacagcttagctaatgaaggtgacgtacaccagcttctaaggagttattgctgctcctttagcagcagctaatgctaacagcttagctaatgaaggtgacgtacaccagcttctaaggagttattgctgctcctttagcagcagctaacgctaacagcttagctaatgaaggtgacgtacaccagcttctaaggagttattgctgctcctttagcagcagctaacgctaacagcttagctaatgaaggtaacgtacaccagcttctaaggagttattgctgctcttttagcagcagctaacgctaacagcttagctaatgaaggtgacgtacaccagcttctaaggagttattgctgctcctttagcagcagctaacgctaacagcttagctaatgaaggtgacgtacaccagcttctaaggagttattgctgctcctttagcagcagctaacgctaacagcttagctaatgaaggtgacgtacaccagcttctaaggagttattgctgctcctttagcagcagctaacgctaacagcttagctaatgaaggtgacgtacaccagcttctaaggagttattgctgttcctttagcagcagctaacgctaacagcttagctaatgaaggtgacgtacaccagcttctaaggagttattgctgttcctttagcagcagctaacgctaacagcttagctaatgaaggtgacgtacaccagcttctaaggagttattgctgctcctttagcagcagctaacgctaacagcttagctaatgaaggtgacgtacaccagcttctaaggacaCCTGGGACACCCTGACAGACACAGCTGGGACACCCTGACAGACACAGCTGGGACACAGCTGGGACACCCTGACAGACACACCTGGGACACCCTGACAGACACAGCTGGGACACCCTGACAGACACACCTGGGACACCCTGACAGACACAGCTGGGACACCCTGACAGACACACCTGGGACACCCTGACAGACACAGCTGGGACACCCTGACAGACACATCTGGGACACCCTGACAGACACAGCTGGGACACCCTGACAGACACAGCTGGGACACAGCTGGGACACCCTGACAGACACACCTGGGACACCCTGACAGACACAGCTGGGACACCCTGACAGACACACCTGGGACACCCTGACAGACACACCTGGGACACCCTGGACACACCTGGGACACCCTGACAGAAACACCTGGGACACCCTGACAGACACAGCTGGGACACTGACAGAAACACCTGGGACACCCTGACAGACACAGCTGGGACACCCTGACAGACACAGCTGGGACACCCTGACAGACACACCTGGGACACCCTGACAGACACACCTGGGACACCCTGACAGCCACACCTGGGACACCCTGACAGACACAGCTGGGACACCCTGGACACACCTGGGACATCCTGACAGACACACCTGGGACACCCTGACAGCCACACCTGGGACACCCTGACAGACACAGCTGGGACACCCTGACAGACACACCTGGGACACCCTGACAGACACACCTGGGACACCCTGGACACACCTGGGACACCCTGACAGAAACACCTGGGACACCCTGACAGACACACCTGGGACACCCTGACAGAAACACCTGGGACACCCTGACAGACACACCTGGGACACCCTGTCAGACACAGCTGGGACACCCTGACAGACACACCTGGGACACCCTGACAGACACACCTGGGACACCCTGTCAGACACAGCTGGGACACCCTGACAGACACACCTGGGACACCCTGACAGACACAGCTGGGACACCCTGACAGACACACCTGGGACACCCTGACAGACACAGCTGGGACACCCTGACAGACACACCTGGGACACCCTGACAGACACAGCTGGGACACCCTGACAGACACACCTGGGACACCCTGACAGACACAGCTCAGGGCTCCACATCACCTTTACTGAAGGAAATGAAACTCACCGGCTGCATCAGCTCCACAGACGCTCCCAGCTTGCACATGCTCACAGAGGAGCTGTAACCCGAGGAGGAGGCGGGGCCACAGGCAGAGCACTGATGGGCGGAGTCTCCGTGGTGCTGACACAGGCTCTGGTCGCAGGAGGTGAAGCTGGACTCGTCCTTGAAGCTGGACAGACTGTCGGCCTGTGGGGGAACGGATCAGAGCCGTCACATCAAAGTGCTGAGTCATGGTGGACAGGTGCATGCTGGGTGGAGGAGGACCTTGACGTTGCTGGGGGGGCCGGGGGTCTGGGACGCAGGTCTGGAGGAGGTTTGGAGGTGAAGGACATGCAGGTATCCCTCCTTCTCCACCTTCCTCTTCAGGGTGGAGTTCCAGTGGTTCTTAATGGAGTTGTCGGTCCTGAGGACAGACAGCCAGCGGCgtcacacacctgtgaacatgCGACTCGCCCCGCGGCGCTCACATCAGCATACCTGCCCGGCAGCAGCTTGGAGATGTCGGCCCAGCGGTTCCCCAGCAGCCGGTGGGCCTGGCACACGATGCGGTCCTCCTCCAGGGTCCAGCTGCTCTTCTTCACCGTCGGGTTCAGGTGGTTGTGCCAGCG
The sequence above is drawn from the Odontesthes bonariensis isolate fOdoBon6 chromosome 14, fOdoBon6.hap1, whole genome shotgun sequence genome and encodes:
- the LOC142398480 gene encoding uncharacterized protein LOC142398480, giving the protein MGGVSVVLTQALVAGGEAGLVLEAGQTVGLWGNGSEPSHQSAESWWTGACWVEEDLDVAGGAGGLGRRSGGGLEVKDMQVSLLLHLPLQGGVPVVLNGVVGPEDRQPAASHTCEHATRPAALTSAYLPGSSLEMSAQRFPSSRWAWHTMRSSSRVQLLFFTVGFRWLCQRSRHCFPFRVCRCLAMSDQRFMPYFWTSSMTCGTVTSHQCQR